The proteins below come from a single Streptomyces sp. B3I8 genomic window:
- the eccCa gene encoding type VII secretion protein EccCa — protein MSTRLIHRPARTTRPAPAPDPRSIEAPPNLPEGKAGSIATSLLPVAGVMSSVVMMTVVRNSQFAGLGAIILVVTLAGSMTLVFSQRGKAQRTRRTQREAYLAYLEDLREQLSKEERERRERAQVLNPPPDALYDIVRDPARLWERRRLDPDFLRVRVGTGEMPVRDLKVAQQGSSVLTPPDEFMLNEASALMARFSTGTELPLTVPLDRVGDISVIGAREDTLRVARALLVQAAATHAPDDVAMALAVPGDRLEEWEWAKWLPHLLDPEQFDGPVAARRIAPSLPQLARQIRPELARRASYAAEVRRGLSGKDALAMSSRLLVVADGHGEDAVDLPRPDEAVGLRDMGVTVLHLLDRRVQEPGHVGVRITVEGGRVVIEDLREAEPVGAHGTVDEVGVPFAEGLARMLAPMRLSADSTGADAPLSGPVDFADLLGIDDVADLDLGRLWAPRGERAFLRVPIGVNDAREPVLLDLKESSELGMGPHGLCVGATGSGKSELLRTLVLALVTTHPPEDLALVLVDFKGGATFAPFAELPHVAGVITNLENQAGLIERVHASLAGEVKRRQQVLKDAGNVADIGHYAALRAEKRPDLDPLPHLFVVIDEFGELLTAKPDFIDLFLSIGRIGRSIGVHLLLSSQRIEGGKLKGLDTYLSYRLGLRTFSADESRTVLDTTDAFHNLPPLPGFGYLKVDTSHYERFKASYVSGAYRGPVQREAEEDTGPLALAYEAYNTLGRDETGGPEEPQMRRRETGPTEMGVLVGRIEESAAPPVRQIWLPPLPDAVALDKVAGPVEVGARGMQLAKRRGPLQVPMGLLDDPTKQWQGQWYFDLTVAGGHAAVIGGPQSGKTTLLRTLALSLALTHTPQEVGLYGLDLVGGGLQALAGLPHVGGVAGRADRERAARTIDSVRTMLDQREELFRVHSIDSLEQLRDLRAAGRLPELASTEIVLLIDGFGALRDDFEQLDDAVVDILKRGGGYGIHVVAGMLRWNDVRIATQSQFGTRIELRLNDPSESSVDRKLAETLAPTEKGRVLTDGKLFAQVALPRTDGLADTGDLGAVLERTARSVRATWTGDVAQPVRVLPHVVEPRQLPGPAAEPRRVPIGLDQNRLAPVLLDLFDRDQHLIVMGDSECGKTNLLKVIAQGLIERYGDEELVFGVFDPRRGLRGAIPEEYRGGYAYNAKLAGGLAAGIAGELEKRLPDESADTEDLEPGSWGAGPRIVILVDDYDVLTTAGQQPLAPFLPYIPSAVDIGLHFVLTRRVAGASRGLYEPLLQGLRESGASALVMTGDRGEGQLFAGVYATQQPSGRGTLIRRGQPNRLIQTVYTGTN, from the coding sequence ATGAGCACCCGACTGATCCACCGTCCCGCCCGGACCACCCGACCCGCCCCCGCGCCCGACCCGCGTTCCATCGAGGCGCCGCCCAACCTGCCCGAGGGCAAGGCGGGTTCGATAGCGACCTCGCTGCTGCCGGTGGCGGGCGTGATGTCGTCCGTGGTGATGATGACCGTCGTCCGCAACAGCCAGTTCGCGGGCCTCGGCGCCATCATCCTCGTCGTCACCCTCGCCGGCTCCATGACCCTGGTGTTCTCCCAGCGCGGCAAGGCCCAGCGCACCCGCCGCACCCAACGCGAGGCGTATCTCGCCTACTTGGAGGACCTGCGGGAGCAACTGTCCAAGGAGGAGCGGGAGCGGCGCGAGCGGGCCCAGGTGCTCAACCCGCCGCCGGACGCCCTCTACGACATCGTGCGCGACCCCGCCCGGCTCTGGGAGCGCCGCCGCCTCGACCCCGACTTCCTGCGCGTACGCGTCGGCACCGGCGAGATGCCCGTACGGGACCTGAAGGTCGCACAGCAGGGCTCCTCCGTCCTCACCCCGCCCGACGAGTTCATGCTGAACGAGGCCTCCGCGCTGATGGCCCGCTTCAGCACCGGCACCGAACTCCCGCTCACCGTCCCGCTCGACCGCGTCGGCGACATCAGCGTCATCGGCGCCCGCGAGGACACCCTGCGGGTCGCCCGCGCCCTGCTGGTGCAGGCCGCCGCCACCCACGCCCCCGACGACGTCGCCATGGCGCTCGCGGTGCCCGGAGACCGCCTGGAGGAGTGGGAGTGGGCCAAGTGGCTCCCGCACCTGCTCGACCCCGAGCAGTTCGACGGCCCCGTCGCCGCCCGCCGCATCGCCCCCTCGCTGCCCCAGCTCGCCCGGCAGATCCGCCCCGAACTCGCCCGCCGCGCCTCGTACGCGGCCGAGGTGCGCCGCGGCCTGTCCGGCAAGGACGCGCTCGCCATGTCCTCCCGGCTGCTCGTCGTCGCCGACGGACACGGCGAGGACGCCGTCGACCTGCCCCGCCCCGACGAGGCGGTCGGCCTGCGCGACATGGGCGTCACCGTGCTGCACCTGCTCGACCGGCGGGTGCAGGAGCCCGGTCACGTCGGCGTGCGGATCACCGTCGAGGGCGGGCGCGTGGTCATCGAGGACCTGCGCGAGGCCGAACCGGTCGGCGCCCACGGCACCGTCGACGAGGTCGGCGTCCCCTTCGCCGAGGGCCTCGCCCGGATGCTCGCCCCGATGCGGCTGTCCGCCGACTCCACGGGCGCCGACGCCCCCCTGTCCGGCCCCGTCGACTTCGCCGACCTGCTCGGCATCGACGACGTCGCCGACCTCGACCTCGGCCGGCTGTGGGCGCCGCGCGGCGAACGCGCCTTCCTGCGCGTGCCCATCGGCGTCAACGACGCCCGCGAACCGGTCCTGCTCGACCTGAAGGAGTCCTCCGAACTCGGCATGGGCCCGCACGGCCTGTGCGTCGGCGCCACCGGCTCCGGCAAGTCCGAACTGCTGCGCACCCTCGTCCTCGCCCTGGTCACCACCCACCCGCCGGAGGACCTCGCCCTCGTCCTCGTCGACTTCAAGGGCGGCGCCACCTTCGCGCCCTTCGCCGAACTCCCGCACGTGGCCGGCGTCATCACCAACCTGGAGAACCAGGCCGGCCTCATCGAACGCGTCCACGCCTCCCTCGCCGGCGAGGTCAAGCGCCGTCAGCAGGTCCTCAAGGACGCCGGGAACGTCGCCGACATCGGCCACTACGCGGCCCTGCGCGCCGAGAAGCGCCCCGACCTCGACCCGCTGCCGCACCTGTTCGTCGTCATCGACGAGTTCGGCGAACTCCTCACCGCCAAGCCCGACTTCATCGACCTGTTCCTCTCCATCGGACGCATCGGCCGCTCCATCGGCGTCCACCTGCTGCTGTCCAGCCAGCGCATCGAGGGCGGCAAGCTCAAGGGCCTGGACACCTACCTGTCGTACCGGCTCGGACTGCGCACCTTCTCCGCCGACGAGTCGCGCACCGTCCTGGACACCACCGACGCCTTCCACAACCTGCCCCCGCTGCCCGGCTTCGGTTACCTCAAGGTCGACACCAGCCACTACGAGCGGTTCAAGGCCAGCTACGTCTCCGGCGCCTACCGGGGCCCCGTGCAGCGCGAGGCCGAGGAGGACACCGGACCGCTCGCCCTCGCCTACGAGGCGTACAACACCCTCGGCCGGGACGAGACCGGCGGGCCCGAGGAACCGCAGATGCGGCGCCGGGAGACCGGGCCCACCGAGATGGGCGTCCTCGTCGGACGGATCGAGGAGTCCGCCGCCCCGCCCGTCCGGCAGATCTGGCTGCCCCCGCTGCCCGACGCCGTCGCCCTGGACAAGGTCGCCGGCCCCGTCGAGGTCGGCGCGCGCGGCATGCAGCTCGCCAAGCGGCGCGGCCCGCTCCAGGTGCCCATGGGCCTCCTGGACGACCCCACCAAGCAGTGGCAGGGCCAGTGGTACTTCGACCTCACCGTCGCCGGCGGCCACGCCGCCGTCATCGGCGGACCCCAGTCCGGCAAGACCACCCTGCTGCGCACCCTGGCCCTGTCCCTCGCGCTCACCCACACTCCGCAGGAGGTCGGCCTCTACGGCCTCGACCTCGTCGGGGGCGGCCTCCAGGCCCTGGCCGGACTGCCGCACGTCGGCGGCGTCGCCGGCCGCGCCGACCGCGAGCGCGCCGCCCGCACCATCGACTCGGTGCGCACCATGCTCGACCAGCGCGAGGAACTCTTCCGCGTCCACAGCATCGACTCCCTCGAACAGCTCCGCGACCTGCGCGCCGCCGGCCGGCTGCCCGAACTCGCCTCCACCGAGATCGTCCTGCTCATCGACGGCTTCGGCGCCCTGCGCGACGACTTCGAGCAACTCGACGACGCCGTCGTCGACATCCTCAAGCGCGGCGGCGGCTACGGCATCCACGTCGTCGCCGGCATGCTCCGCTGGAACGACGTCCGCATCGCCACCCAGTCCCAGTTCGGCACCCGCATCGAACTGCGCCTGAACGACCCCAGCGAGTCCAGCGTGGACCGCAAGCTCGCCGAGACCCTCGCCCCCACCGAGAAGGGCCGCGTCCTCACCGACGGCAAACTGTTCGCCCAGGTCGCACTGCCCCGCACCGACGGCCTCGCCGACACCGGCGACCTCGGCGCCGTCCTGGAACGCACCGCACGTTCCGTCCGCGCCACCTGGACCGGTGACGTCGCCCAGCCCGTCCGTGTCCTCCCGCACGTCGTCGAACCCCGGCAACTGCCCGGCCCCGCCGCCGAACCGCGCCGGGTCCCCATCGGCCTGGACCAGAACCGGCTCGCCCCGGTCCTGCTCGACCTGTTCGACCGCGACCAGCACCTGATCGTCATGGGCGACAGCGAGTGCGGAAAGACCAACCTGCTCAAGGTGATCGCCCAGGGCCTCATCGAGCGCTACGGCGACGAGGAGCTCGTCTTCGGCGTCTTCGACCCCCGGCGCGGACTGCGCGGCGCCATCCCCGAGGAGTACCGGGGCGGCTACGCCTACAACGCCAAACTGGCCGGGGGCCTGGCCGCGGGCATCGCGGGCGAACTGGAGAAGCGGCTGCCCGACGAGAGCGCCGACACCGAGGACCTGGAGCCCGGGAGCTGGGGCGCGGGACCCCGCATCGTCATCCTCGTCGACGACTACGACGTCCTCACCACGGCCGGACAGCAGCCGCTCGCCCCGTTCCTGCCGTACATCCCCTCCGCCGTCGACATCGGCCTGCACTTCGTGCTCACCCGCCGCGTCGCCGGCGCCTCGCGAGGGCTGTACGAGCCGCTGCTCCAGGGGCTGCGCGAGTCCGGCGCGAGCGCGCTGGTGATGACCGGCGACCGCGGCGAGGGCCAGCTCTTCGCCGGGGTCTACGCCACCCAGCAGCCCTCGGGCCGCGGCACCCTGATCCGCCGCGGACAGCCCAACCGCCTGATCCAGACGGTGTACACCGGGACGAATTGA
- a CDS encoding MinD/ParA family protein, with amino-acid sequence MPNGDNWQSDVLRDLNGGAASARGAQPGADAQPPRGAGAPAPGTPGPAPQSPAQPQQAYVPPQNLQPRRPQTQARPAAGAAGPARPRTPESRPVVEKDLVAAGLKPRHGEPLTARALRAVRRTVSSSAAREVARTTATAEVLQQAVTTGRQIAVTSIRGGAGKTTIAALLGTTYAHYRHDPTLIIEADPALGSLPLRLGAQSLRWTTGDVAGIVEPQMSLLDVTGYLVQLPDNAWLLPGSQGQIGAMLDLRSYEKVMVSLRRYFGVTVVDCETLPAEVARVALSAAQARILVTPATLEGVASTYAVLEWLRGLPRHVIAGTIVVLTETVPHAGLDLDAAGAKLTATGAGVHVLPYDRHLAAGGTIRTELLAHATRQSVTTLAADIFQLSQKRR; translated from the coding sequence ATGCCGAACGGCGACAACTGGCAGAGCGACGTGCTGCGCGACCTGAACGGCGGCGCCGCGTCCGCGCGGGGCGCGCAGCCGGGTGCGGACGCGCAGCCCCCGAGGGGCGCCGGCGCGCCCGCCCCCGGCACGCCCGGGCCGGCACCGCAGTCCCCCGCCCAGCCCCAACAGGCGTACGTTCCCCCGCAGAACCTCCAGCCCCGGCGCCCGCAGACGCAGGCCCGCCCCGCCGCCGGGGCCGCGGGCCCCGCCCGCCCCCGCACCCCCGAGTCCCGTCCCGTCGTGGAGAAGGACCTCGTCGCCGCCGGCCTCAAGCCCCGGCACGGCGAGCCCCTCACCGCCCGCGCCCTGCGCGCCGTGCGCCGTACGGTCTCCTCCTCCGCCGCCCGCGAGGTCGCCCGCACCACCGCCACCGCCGAGGTGCTCCAGCAGGCGGTCACCACCGGACGGCAGATCGCCGTCACCTCCATCCGCGGCGGCGCCGGCAAGACCACGATCGCCGCGCTGCTCGGCACCACCTACGCGCACTACCGGCACGATCCCACCCTGATCATCGAGGCCGACCCCGCGCTCGGCTCGCTCCCGCTGCGGCTCGGCGCGCAGAGCCTGCGCTGGACCACCGGTGACGTCGCCGGCATCGTCGAACCGCAGATGTCGCTGCTCGACGTCACCGGCTACCTCGTCCAGCTCCCGGACAACGCCTGGCTGCTGCCAGGCAGTCAGGGGCAGATCGGGGCCATGCTCGACCTGCGCTCGTACGAGAAGGTCATGGTCTCGCTGCGCCGCTACTTCGGTGTCACCGTCGTCGACTGCGAGACCCTGCCCGCCGAGGTCGCCCGCGTCGCGCTGTCCGCCGCCCAGGCGCGCATCCTCGTCACACCCGCCACCCTCGAGGGCGTCGCCAGCACCTACGCCGTCCTGGAGTGGCTGCGCGGACTGCCCCGGCACGTCATCGCCGGGACGATCGTCGTCCTCACCGAGACCGTGCCGCACGCCGGTCTCGACCTCGACGCGGCCGGCGCCAAGCTGACCGCCACCGGCGCGGGCGTCCACGTCCTGCCCTACGACCGGCACCTCGCGGCGGGCGGCACCATCCGCACCGAACTCCTCGCGCACGCCACCCGGCAGTCCGTCACCACACTGGCCGCCGACATCTTCCAGCTCTCCCAGAAGCGCCGCTGA
- the eccD gene encoding type VII secretion integral membrane protein EccD — protein sequence MVSTATTSRAQLSRVTLVGERRRADIVLPSDTPIGQLLPDILQLLDDRAASRPMTRQLITSDGSVLPHDATLSSEGVPDGAVLQLVRAHAAPPAPVVHDVTDQVADDLDLRAWRWRPAARRVTAGAATVTFAVVTAVLARREFALDSLAGVLVAATVVFLLAGAAVAKIGEGNQGLATALLLTSGGLGLLAAWTLADAQDWEATARLAAVGAALVLMLLLLAFFSPLGRGGLIGAGAVAVMAAVWEAVAALQDRSDRLGAVMAVFSVVLLGLLPRFALMASGLTGLDDKRSGGVSISRHQVANALAATHRGLALATVVTAASAAAGGWLLTTADAPTPWSVALASLTAVVLLSRARAFPLVAEVVPLFAAAALLVVRLTVVWTDHAGGAGPLAVLCAAAVLPLLVLAVQPPEHVRVRLRRTADLIESIGVIGLFPLAVGVFGIYGQLLDKF from the coding sequence GTGGTGAGCACAGCAACGACGTCCCGGGCCCAGCTCAGCAGGGTCACCCTGGTCGGCGAGCGACGGCGAGCCGACATCGTCCTGCCGTCGGACACCCCGATCGGCCAACTGCTGCCCGACATCCTGCAGTTGCTCGACGACCGGGCCGCCTCGCGGCCCATGACCCGGCAACTGATCACCTCCGACGGCTCGGTCCTGCCGCACGACGCCACGCTCTCCTCCGAGGGCGTCCCCGACGGCGCCGTACTGCAACTCGTGCGCGCGCACGCGGCACCGCCCGCGCCCGTCGTGCACGACGTCACCGACCAGGTCGCCGACGACCTCGATCTGCGCGCCTGGCGCTGGCGCCCCGCCGCCCGCCGGGTCACCGCCGGCGCGGCCACGGTCACCTTCGCGGTGGTCACCGCCGTGCTCGCGCGCCGCGAGTTCGCGCTGGACTCGCTGGCCGGCGTCCTCGTCGCCGCCACCGTCGTCTTCCTGCTCGCCGGCGCCGCCGTCGCGAAGATCGGCGAGGGCAACCAGGGCCTGGCCACCGCGCTGCTGCTCACCTCCGGCGGACTCGGCCTGCTGGCCGCCTGGACCCTCGCCGACGCCCAGGACTGGGAGGCGACCGCGCGGCTGGCCGCCGTCGGGGCGGCACTGGTGCTGATGCTCCTGCTGCTCGCCTTCTTCTCACCACTGGGCCGGGGCGGGCTCATCGGCGCGGGCGCGGTGGCCGTGATGGCCGCCGTCTGGGAGGCCGTCGCCGCACTGCAGGACCGTTCCGACCGGCTCGGCGCGGTGATGGCGGTCTTCTCCGTCGTCCTGCTCGGCCTGCTGCCCCGGTTCGCCCTCATGGCCTCCGGGCTCACCGGGCTCGACGACAAGCGCTCCGGCGGCGTCTCCATCAGCCGTCACCAGGTGGCCAACGCACTCGCCGCCACCCACCGCGGCCTCGCCCTCGCCACCGTCGTCACCGCCGCCTCCGCCGCGGCCGGCGGCTGGCTGCTGACCACCGCGGACGCGCCGACCCCGTGGAGCGTGGCGCTCGCCTCGCTCACCGCCGTCGTCCTGCTGTCCCGGGCGCGGGCCTTCCCGCTCGTCGCCGAGGTGGTGCCGCTGTTCGCCGCCGCCGCGCTGCTCGTCGTACGGCTCACCGTGGTGTGGACGGACCACGCGGGCGGCGCCGGACCGCTCGCCGTGCTGTGCGCGGCCGCCGTACTGCCGCTGCTGGTGCTCGCGGTGCAGCCGCCGGAGCACGTGCGGGTGCGGCTGCGGCGGACCGCCGACCTGATCGAGTCCATCGGCGTGATCGGGCTGTTCCCGCTCGCCGTGGGCGTGTTCGGCATCTACGGGCAACTGCTCGACAAGTTCTGA
- a CDS encoding phosphohydrolase — MPYEGHRQGRTEALGGGLGLAEVEAVARTAHAAQQDKAGRPYAEHLRAVAEGVRARGGADDLVAAGWLHDALEDGVLDDAWLDAAALPQRTKDVVRAVTKRDGEDPEAYARRILATPGARLVKAADLAHNADPDRLAVLDEHTARRLTAKYATMRRHLGLTADD, encoded by the coding sequence ATGCCGTACGAGGGGCACCGGCAGGGGCGCACGGAGGCGTTGGGCGGCGGGCTGGGGCTCGCCGAGGTCGAGGCCGTGGCGCGTACCGCGCACGCCGCGCAGCAGGACAAGGCCGGGCGGCCGTACGCCGAGCATCTGCGGGCCGTGGCGGAGGGCGTGCGGGCCAGGGGCGGAGCGGACGACCTCGTCGCCGCGGGCTGGCTGCACGACGCGCTCGAGGACGGCGTCCTCGACGACGCCTGGCTCGACGCCGCCGCACTGCCGCAGCGCACCAAGGACGTCGTCCGGGCCGTCACCAAGCGCGACGGCGAGGACCCGGAGGCGTACGCGCGGCGCATCCTCGCCACCCCCGGCGCCCGGCTGGTCAAGGCGGCGGACCTCGCGCACAACGCGGACCCCGACCGGCTCGCCGTCCTCGACGAGCACACCGCCCGTCGGCTCACCGCCAAGTACGCCACCATGCGCCGGCATCTCGGCCTCACCGCCGACGACTGA